The Lutibacter sp. Hel_I_33_5 genome has a window encoding:
- a CDS encoding MoxR family ATPase: protein MSDVAAVNNLVEKYSQLKTEISKIIVGQEEAVNFVLLSIFCGGHSLLVGVPGLAKTLLVNTVSDALGLDFKRIQFTPDLMPSDILGSEILDEKRQFSFIKGPIFTNIILADEINRTPPKTQAALLEAMQERSVTIAGKHYKLDLPFFVLATQNPIEQEGTYPLPEAQLDRFMFSINLDYPSFAEEVQVVKNTTSINSQEIISLFSAEEIIEIQKLIRKIPVADNVIEYAVSLVGKTRPKSTEATDFVKQYLDWGAGPRASQNLILGAKAHAAVRGKFSPDIEDVKAVAIPILSHRIVKNYKAEAEGISVADIINTLL from the coding sequence ATGTCAGACGTAGCAGCAGTAAATAATTTAGTAGAAAAATACTCCCAATTAAAAACTGAAATTAGTAAAATAATAGTAGGTCAAGAAGAGGCGGTAAACTTTGTTTTACTATCTATATTTTGTGGCGGTCACTCTTTGTTAGTTGGTGTACCAGGTTTAGCTAAAACTTTATTGGTTAATACCGTTTCTGATGCTTTAGGTTTAGATTTTAAACGTATTCAGTTTACACCAGATTTAATGCCTTCAGATATTTTAGGTAGTGAGATACTAGATGAAAAACGTCAGTTTTCTTTTATTAAAGGGCCTATTTTCACTAATATTATTTTAGCGGATGAAATTAATAGAACGCCACCAAAAACGCAAGCAGCTTTATTAGAGGCTATGCAAGAGCGTTCTGTAACAATAGCTGGAAAACATTATAAATTAGACTTACCATTTTTTGTATTGGCAACTCAGAATCCTATTGAACAAGAAGGTACGTACCCTTTACCAGAAGCGCAGTTAGATAGATTTATGTTTTCTATTAATTTAGACTACCCTTCTTTTGCTGAAGAAGTACAAGTAGTAAAAAATACAACATCAATAAATTCTCAAGAAATTATTTCGTTGTTTTCTGCTGAAGAAATTATTGAAATTCAAAAATTAATAAGAAAAATCCCTGTAGCTGATAATGTTATAGAATACGCTGTTTCTTTGGTTGGTAAAACAAGACCAAAATCTACAGAAGCTACCGACTTTGTGAAACAGTATTTAGATTGGGGAGCAGGACCAAGAGCATCACAAAATTTAATTTTAGGAGCTAAGGCTCATGCAGCAGTTAGAGGGAAATTTTCCCCAGATATAGAAGATGTGAAAGCAGTTGCTATTCCAATTTTATCACATAGAATTGTAAAAAACTACAAAGCTGAAGCTGAAGGTATTTCTGTTGCTGATATTATTAATACTTTACTTTAA
- a CDS encoding RsmD family RNA methyltransferase, with product MRIISGKYKGRRLSAPKKLPVRPTTDMSKEALFNIINNHYYFDSISVIDLFSGTGNISYEFASRGTKDIYAIDAHFGCIKYISETSKEFDFPINTYKNDVYKFIERTPLTADIIFADPPYDFEESQFIKIADVVFERNILNEEGVLIIEHSKHTDLSNHPKHSYDKRYGSNVFSFFEKEEA from the coding sequence ATGCGAATCATATCAGGAAAATATAAAGGAAGGCGCCTAAGTGCTCCAAAAAAACTCCCAGTACGTCCAACTACAGATATGTCTAAAGAGGCATTGTTTAACATCATAAACAACCACTACTATTTTGATTCGATTTCTGTAATAGATTTATTTTCTGGCACCGGAAATATAAGTTATGAATTTGCTTCAAGAGGTACAAAAGACATTTATGCTATTGACGCACATTTTGGATGTATAAAATATATTTCCGAAACTTCTAAGGAATTTGACTTTCCAATTAACACGTATAAAAATGATGTCTATAAATTCATAGAGAGAACACCATTAACTGCTGATATTATTTTTGCTGACCCACCTTATGATTTTGAAGAAAGTCAGTTTATTAAAATAGCTGATGTAGTTTTTGAAAGAAATATTTTAAATGAAGAAGGTGTTTTAATTATTGAACACTCTAAACATACAGATTTAAGTAATCACCCAAAACACAGTTACGATAAACGTTATGGAAGTAATGTTTTTAGTTTCTTTGAGAAAGAAGAAGCTTAA
- a CDS encoding DUF3822 family protein, which translates to MQKKTNSIETTNKNIVSIQFSLDGFSFCVKNSATKETLHFESFSFDKTIATPNILLDKLAATFKENNILQQDFATITAIHTNNLFSLVPNEYFDENNLKEYLQHNIKILANDLLVFDDLKEIEAKNVYVPYVNINNFIFQNFGTFEFKHHLSVLIDKLISNNKSEEKVMYVNVHPKNLDIVVIENNKLILANCFSFETKEDFIYYILFVAEQLKLDTDTIQLILLGDIDTESEIYNSTYDYIRKVDFIENTNSIFDTIPHSNHNNYILLS; encoded by the coding sequence GTGCAAAAAAAGACGAATAGTATAGAAACTACTAATAAAAATATAGTATCCATCCAATTCAGTTTGGATGGATTTTCTTTTTGTGTTAAAAACAGCGCAACTAAAGAAACACTCCATTTTGAAAGTTTTTCTTTTGACAAAACAATAGCGACACCTAATATCTTATTAGATAAATTAGCTGCCACTTTTAAGGAAAACAACATTTTACAACAAGACTTTGCTACTATTACAGCAATTCATACCAACAACTTATTTTCGCTAGTACCTAATGAGTATTTTGATGAAAATAATCTAAAAGAATATTTACAACACAACATAAAAATACTTGCAAATGATTTGTTAGTTTTTGATGATTTGAAGGAAATAGAAGCTAAAAATGTTTATGTTCCGTATGTAAATATTAACAACTTTATATTTCAAAATTTTGGAACTTTTGAATTTAAACATCATTTATCAGTATTAATTGACAAGCTAATTTCAAATAATAAAAGCGAAGAAAAAGTGATGTATGTTAATGTTCATCCAAAAAATCTTGATATTGTTGTTATTGAAAACAATAAATTAATTCTTGCGAATTGCTTTTCTTTTGAAACTAAAGAAGATTTTATCTACTATATTTTATTTGTTGCAGAACAACTAAAATTAGACACAGATACTATTCAGCTTATACTTTTAGGTGATATTGATACAGAATCAGAAATTTATAATAGTACTTACGATTATATTAGAAAAGTTGATTTTATAGAAAACACGAATTCAATTTTCGACACAATACCTCATTCTAACCACAATAATTATATCCTTTTAAGTTAA
- a CDS encoding ATP-dependent RecD-like DNA helicase has translation MIKIPNDFYKEINKNFPHNPTVKQHELLHLLSEFIFKEDNQSLFLLKGYAGTGKTTIISTVVNNLWRAGKKAVLLAPTGRAAKVISVYSKKQAFTIHKKIYFPKKQSNGNVAFVLQPNKHTNTIFIVDEASMIPDKPQNGKLFEKGSLLDDLISYVYSGKNCKIIFIGDTAQLPPVKLNVSPALEVDRLRIDYNKTVQEIELDEVMRQHENSGILVNATHLRLHVQNDSTQFQFNINFPDIIRLEDGYDIEDAITSAYDNEIGVEDTAIIVRSNKRANQYNEQIRVRIRGQENEISSGDYVMVVKNNYYWLKDSSTAGFIANGDICEVLRINSIKELYGFKFAEVELRMIDYPDMHPFETVLLLDTLTSESPSLTYEESNKLYEAVKEDFAHEKSKYKQFMAIKKNKYFNALQIKFSYAMTCHKSQGGQWKTIFVEQPYLPEGISTEYLRWLYTAVTRAQEKLYLIGFKDDYFES, from the coding sequence ATGATAAAAATACCAAACGATTTTTATAAGGAAATCAATAAAAATTTTCCTCATAACCCAACAGTAAAACAACATGAATTACTACATCTTTTGTCAGAATTTATTTTTAAAGAAGATAATCAATCATTGTTTTTACTTAAGGGATATGCTGGTACAGGTAAAACTACAATAATTAGTACAGTAGTTAATAACTTGTGGCGTGCAGGTAAAAAGGCGGTATTGTTAGCGCCAACTGGTAGAGCTGCAAAAGTAATTTCTGTGTATTCTAAAAAGCAAGCTTTTACAATTCATAAAAAAATATACTTTCCAAAAAAACAAAGTAACGGAAATGTAGCTTTTGTTTTACAACCCAATAAACATACAAATACTATTTTTATTGTTGATGAAGCTTCTATGATTCCGGATAAACCGCAAAATGGAAAGTTGTTTGAAAAAGGATCTTTATTAGACGATTTAATTTCATATGTGTATTCTGGGAAAAATTGTAAAATTATTTTTATTGGAGATACGGCACAATTACCACCTGTAAAATTGAATGTTAGTCCAGCATTAGAAGTAGATAGGTTAAGGATAGATTATAACAAGACAGTTCAAGAAATTGAATTAGATGAGGTTATGCGTCAACATGAGAATTCTGGAATTCTTGTAAATGCAACACATTTAAGATTGCATGTACAGAATGATTCAACACAATTTCAGTTTAATATTAATTTTCCAGATATTATTAGATTAGAGGATGGATATGATATAGAAGATGCAATAACCTCTGCTTATGATAATGAAATTGGGGTAGAAGATACTGCAATTATTGTACGTTCAAATAAAAGAGCCAATCAATACAATGAGCAAATTCGAGTAAGAATTAGAGGGCAAGAAAATGAAATTTCTTCGGGAGATTATGTCATGGTTGTAAAGAATAATTATTATTGGCTAAAAGATTCTTCTACAGCTGGATTTATTGCCAATGGCGATATTTGTGAAGTGCTACGGATTAATTCGATTAAAGAATTATACGGATTTAAATTTGCTGAAGTAGAGCTTAGAATGATTGATTATCCAGACATGCATCCTTTTGAAACCGTTTTATTACTCGATACTTTAACGAGTGAAAGTCCTTCACTTACTTATGAAGAATCCAATAAATTATACGAAGCTGTAAAAGAAGATTTTGCACATGAAAAATCGAAGTACAAGCAATTTATGGCGATTAAAAAGAATAAATATTTTAATGCTTTACAGATTAAGTTTTCTTATGCAATGACTTGTCATAAATCTCAAGGAGGACAATGGA